The following proteins are co-located in the Trichocoleus sp. FACHB-46 genome:
- a CDS encoding diacylglycerol kinase family protein, which yields MSPDLSTQTSNKVSDKVIAKPNRDLSWRVAANLWISFKYAWAGLSYAFRTQRNFRIHVIVGSLAIGLGAFLRLSAVEMSIISLTIGAVLAMELLNTALESVVDLTVKQSYHELAKIAKDCAAGAVLISAIAAILVAGSLLLPPLLTLLQSTLR from the coding sequence ATGTCCCCAGATCTCTCAACTCAAACCTCTAACAAAGTGAGTGATAAGGTAATTGCCAAACCGAATCGGGATCTATCCTGGCGGGTTGCTGCTAATTTGTGGATTAGTTTCAAATATGCTTGGGCGGGTTTGAGCTACGCCTTCCGCACCCAACGCAACTTTAGAATCCATGTCATCGTCGGCAGTCTAGCGATCGGCTTGGGTGCTTTTTTACGGCTGAGTGCAGTGGAGATGTCAATCATTAGCTTGACGATCGGAGCTGTACTGGCGATGGAACTGCTCAATACAGCGCTAGAGTCAGTGGTTGACCTAACGGTGAAGCAGTCCTACCATGAACTCGCTAAAATTGCCAAAGACTGTGCGGCAGGTGCAGTACTGATTTCGGCGATCGCTGCCATTTTGGTCGCGGGTTCCCTGCTGTTGCCGCCACTCCTAACCTTGCTGCAATCTACTTTACGCTAG
- a CDS encoding alpha/beta fold hydrolase, protein MQSQTSAPGNQTVSPTQFYTWKGYRCAYEVQTPPDASTGTGTPLLLIHPIGVGLSRHFWQRFGREWYQAEHRNPIYNPDLLGCGNSDMPHVTYTPEDWAEQLQYFLQTVVQKPVIVVVQGALFPVAIALTQLQKETNLIRGLVLSGPPAWPVMTKASKPWQRRLSWNLFDSPLGAAFYRYARRPQFLRSFSTKQLFDRAEAVDQEWVDMLVQGAQDPASRHAVFAFLAGFWRQNYEQAIASIQQPTLVVVGETASSISRSGKQETPEQRIADYLAHLPQGRSLKMTGRNVMPYETTTEFVQAIAPFVQELSQ, encoded by the coding sequence ATGCAATCTCAAACTTCTGCCCCTGGAAACCAGACTGTCTCTCCCACGCAGTTTTATACCTGGAAAGGATATCGTTGCGCTTATGAGGTGCAAACTCCCCCTGACGCGTCCACGGGAACTGGAACACCCTTGTTGTTAATTCATCCGATCGGTGTGGGATTGTCACGGCACTTTTGGCAGCGCTTTGGGAGAGAGTGGTATCAAGCGGAGCATCGTAACCCTATCTACAACCCTGATCTGTTGGGCTGTGGCAACAGTGATATGCCTCACGTGACTTATACCCCCGAAGATTGGGCGGAGCAGTTGCAGTACTTTTTGCAGACGGTGGTTCAGAAGCCTGTAATTGTCGTGGTGCAGGGAGCTTTATTTCCAGTTGCGATCGCCCTTACCCAACTGCAAAAAGAGACAAATTTAATTCGTGGGTTAGTCCTATCTGGTCCTCCTGCTTGGCCTGTGATGACTAAAGCTTCTAAGCCTTGGCAGCGACGACTCTCCTGGAATCTCTTTGACTCTCCCCTGGGGGCAGCTTTCTATCGCTATGCCCGTCGCCCCCAGTTTTTGCGATCGTTCTCTACCAAACAACTGTTCGATCGCGCCGAAGCGGTGGATCAAGAATGGGTAGATATGCTAGTACAAGGCGCTCAAGATCCCGCCAGTCGTCATGCGGTGTTTGCTTTCCTCGCGGGCTTTTGGCGGCAAAATTACGAGCAGGCGATCGCCTCAATTCAACAACCCACGCTGGTAGTGGTTGGGGAAACTGCCTCCAGCATTAGCCGCTCTGGCAAACAGGAAACTCCCGAGCAACGCATTGCTGACTACCTCGCCCATCTTCCTCAAGGCCGTAGCCTCAAGATGACAGGTCGCAATGTCATGCCCTACGAAACAACTACCGAATTTGTCCAAGCGATCGCGCCCTTTGTGCAGGAATTGTCCCAGTAG
- a CDS encoding ABC transporter ATP-binding protein produces the protein MIALEAYNLSKTYRDRGKQIQAVRDVSLTIKPGEVLAFLGPNGAGKTTTIKMIAGLIRPDSGFVKIAGSDPHRDPCALKLLGAVLEGNRNVYWRLSPEENLEYFGMLRGLDQRQAKRYGRSLLERFGLMDKRRSPVQALSRGMQQKLAIAVALVHQPQLLLLDEPTLGLDVEATENVKALVREIAEEGRAILLTTHQLDIAEQLSDRVAIIQAGEIIAEEPTRELIRQFSGSAYTIELESPLDAKQSQAIAALGAVVETEQTVYVQGAETLYQVFAILQPLPILRVKKDQADLTGIFLKLVREGRDA, from the coding sequence ATGATTGCACTCGAAGCCTACAACCTGAGCAAAACCTATCGCGATCGCGGCAAACAAATTCAAGCCGTGCGCGATGTTTCCTTAACCATCAAACCCGGAGAAGTTCTCGCGTTTTTAGGGCCAAACGGAGCAGGCAAAACAACCACGATCAAGATGATTGCGGGCTTGATTCGGCCTGACTCTGGCTTTGTCAAAATTGCTGGCAGTGACCCCCACCGCGACCCCTGCGCCTTAAAGCTGCTGGGTGCAGTTTTGGAAGGCAATCGTAATGTCTACTGGCGGCTCAGCCCAGAAGAAAATCTGGAATACTTTGGCATGTTGCGGGGGCTGGATCAACGTCAGGCGAAACGGTATGGGCGATCGCTGCTAGAACGCTTTGGCTTGATGGATAAACGTCGGAGTCCAGTGCAAGCGCTGTCACGAGGAATGCAACAGAAACTAGCGATCGCCGTAGCTCTGGTGCATCAACCGCAACTTTTACTGTTAGATGAACCCACCCTGGGCCTTGATGTAGAAGCTACCGAGAACGTCAAAGCTTTGGTACGCGAAATTGCTGAAGAAGGACGGGCGATTTTGCTCACCACCCACCAACTCGACATTGCCGAACAGCTTTCCGATCGCGTGGCGATTATTCAAGCAGGTGAAATTATTGCTGAGGAACCTACCCGTGAGTTAATTCGGCAATTCTCTGGGTCTGCTTACACCATTGAACTCGAAAGCCCATTGGATGCCAAGCAGAGTCAGGCGATCGCGGCCTTGGGTGCAGTCGTTGAAACTGAACAAACCGTATATGTTCAGGGTGCTGAAACGTTGTATCAGGTGTTTGCTATTTTGCAGCCCTTGCCGATTCTGCGGGTGAAGAAAGACCAAGCTGATTTGACAGGCATCTTTTTGAAACTGGTGCGGGAGGGGCGAGATGCTTAA
- the dxr gene encoding 1-deoxy-D-xylulose-5-phosphate reductoisomerase — MKAITLLGSTGSIGTQTLDIVSQYPDQFRIVGLAAGRNVELLAQQIRQFKPEIVALCDEEKMPELKEAIADLDPQPILLTGDAGIIEVARYGDSEAVVTGIVGCAGLLPTIAAIEAGKDIALANKETLIAGGPVVLPLVEKHGIKLLPADSEHSAIFQCLQGVPKGGLRRILLTASGGAFRDWPVEKLPQVTVADALKHPNWSMGRKITVDSATLMNKGLEVIEAHYLFGMDYDDIEIVIHPQSIIHSLIELQDTSVLAQLGWPDMRLPLLYALSWPDRIYTNWERLDLVKAGDLTFRAPDHQKYPCMQLAYAAGRAGGSMPAVLNAANEQAVALFLDEKVRFLDIPRLIETACDRYQTQNSATPSLQDIVAADQWARQAVLQATEELNQGDRLISLR; from the coding sequence GTGAAAGCAATTACTCTCCTCGGCTCCACTGGCTCGATTGGTACGCAAACGCTAGACATTGTTTCCCAATATCCCGATCAATTTCGGATTGTTGGGTTAGCGGCTGGACGGAATGTCGAACTACTGGCGCAACAGATTCGACAATTTAAGCCAGAAATTGTGGCCCTGTGTGACGAGGAGAAAATGCCAGAGCTGAAGGAGGCGATCGCAGACCTCGACCCCCAGCCGATTCTGCTCACGGGGGATGCGGGAATTATAGAAGTGGCGCGATATGGCGACTCAGAAGCCGTCGTTACTGGAATTGTTGGTTGTGCAGGTTTGCTTCCCACGATCGCCGCGATCGAAGCAGGGAAAGATATTGCCCTCGCCAACAAAGAAACTTTGATTGCAGGTGGCCCTGTAGTGCTGCCCTTAGTCGAGAAACATGGCATCAAACTGTTGCCTGCCGACTCCGAGCACTCGGCTATTTTCCAGTGCTTACAAGGAGTTCCCAAAGGTGGACTGCGGCGAATTCTGCTGACTGCTTCCGGTGGTGCATTCCGCGATTGGCCTGTGGAGAAACTGCCCCAGGTGACAGTGGCTGATGCACTTAAGCATCCCAACTGGTCAATGGGTCGGAAGATTACGGTAGACTCGGCCACCCTCATGAACAAGGGATTGGAAGTCATCGAAGCGCACTACCTCTTCGGCATGGACTACGACGACATCGAAATCGTCATCCATCCCCAGAGCATTATTCACTCACTGATTGAGCTGCAAGATACCTCTGTCTTGGCGCAGCTGGGTTGGCCCGATATGCGCCTACCTCTGCTCTACGCTCTGTCTTGGCCCGATCGCATCTACACCAACTGGGAACGCCTCGATTTAGTGAAAGCAGGCGACCTCACCTTCCGCGCTCCCGATCACCAGAAGTATCCTTGTATGCAGTTGGCTTATGCTGCGGGTCGTGCGGGTGGCTCGATGCCAGCGGTTCTCAACGCTGCAAATGAGCAAGCAGTAGCCCTGTTCCTCGACGAAAAGGTTCGCTTCTTAGATATCCCTCGCCTAATCGAAACCGCTTGCGATCGCTACCAAACCCAAAACTCAGCTACTCCTTCCTTGCAAGACATTGTGGCGGCTGACCAGTGGGCTAGACAAGCTGTTTTGCAAGCAACTGAGGAACTCAACCAAGGCGATCGCCTGATCTCTCTGCGTTAA
- a CDS encoding 2Fe-2S iron-sulfur cluster-binding protein: MGNIKFIKENKEIIAADGANLRFKAIENGIDIYTFIGKMTNCGGYGQCGTCIVEVVEGLDHLSPRTEVEDRKLKKKPDNYRLACQALVNGPVSVNTKPKSS, from the coding sequence ATGGGAAACATTAAGTTCATCAAAGAGAATAAAGAGATCATCGCAGCGGATGGAGCCAACCTGAGATTTAAGGCGATCGAGAATGGGATTGATATTTATACCTTCATTGGTAAGATGACGAACTGCGGCGGGTATGGCCAATGTGGTACTTGTATCGTCGAGGTTGTAGAAGGGCTAGATCATCTCTCTCCTCGCACTGAGGTGGAGGATCGTAAACTCAAAAAGAAGCCTGATAACTATCGACTAGCTTGCCAAGCCCTCGTAAATGGGCCTGTGAGCGTGAATACTAAGCCTAAAAGCTCTTAA
- a CDS encoding ABC transporter permease, which yields MLNLFWAELRRSWIQFIRYPADAIAGLLITTLVFYGLFASARYIAGPSVQFGDRLDAIVIGYVLWTLLIFIMNDIAVGLQAEAQTGTLEQLFLSPFGASRVFLMRAIASLTLRLFLTLVGLLIIMAITGSRLNFSFSLFLPLSTILLGAYGLSFALGALALLLKRVQQVLGIFQFALLFLISTPTEDWTGSLQMLSRILPMTAGAGVLRELMAEGQALDWNELAIAFINGAVYLVVGVLLFWQAERRAKQRGLLSGY from the coding sequence ATGCTTAATTTGTTTTGGGCAGAATTACGGCGGAGTTGGATTCAGTTCATTCGTTACCCTGCCGACGCGATCGCCGGACTCTTAATCACCACATTGGTCTTCTACGGGCTGTTTGCTAGTGCCCGTTACATTGCTGGGCCTAGCGTCCAGTTTGGCGATCGCTTAGATGCGATAGTCATTGGATATGTGCTGTGGACGCTGTTGATCTTCATCATGAACGACATCGCCGTTGGTTTACAGGCAGAAGCCCAAACCGGGACGCTAGAGCAGTTATTCCTATCTCCCTTCGGAGCCTCACGAGTCTTCTTGATGCGGGCGATCGCAAGTCTCACTCTCCGCTTATTCCTGACTCTCGTAGGGCTGCTGATCATCATGGCAATCACAGGCAGTCGGCTCAATTTCAGCTTCAGTTTATTTTTGCCGCTCAGCACCATTCTGCTTGGAGCCTACGGTTTATCTTTTGCGCTCGGAGCCTTGGCGTTGCTGCTCAAGCGGGTACAGCAAGTGTTAGGCATTTTTCAATTTGCCCTATTGTTCCTGATTTCAACCCCCACTGAAGATTGGACAGGTTCACTGCAAATGTTATCAAGAATCTTACCGATGACCGCTGGGGCAGGTGTGCTGAGAGAACTAATGGCAGAAGGGCAAGCCCTAGATTGGAACGAGTTGGCGATCGCCTTTATTAATGGGGCTGTCTATTTAGTAGTTGGTGTATTGCTATTTTGGCAAGCCGAACGTCGAGCTAAACAACGAGGTTTGTTAAGCGGATATTGA
- a CDS encoding DinB family protein, with protein MNLKSHFVTIAKYNAWANARLYKMARELPNEAYRKNVGAYFGSLQGTLNHILTADRIWMRRITGTGEHPDKLNAIAFEDLPSLQAAREAEDDRILQFIEGLTEAELNQELSYHTLDGAAHRQPLGEILSHFFNHQTHHRGQAHAILTILGVAEPVSLDLLMMFREAKGS; from the coding sequence ATGAACCTGAAATCGCATTTTGTCACGATCGCAAAATATAACGCTTGGGCGAATGCCAGACTCTACAAAATGGCTCGTGAATTGCCCAATGAAGCCTATCGTAAAAACGTAGGGGCGTATTTTGGTAGCTTACAAGGAACACTAAACCACATCCTTACAGCCGATCGCATTTGGATGCGGCGGATCACTGGAACTGGAGAGCATCCTGATAAGTTGAACGCGATCGCCTTTGAAGACTTACCTTCCCTCCAAGCCGCCAGAGAAGCCGAAGACGATCGCATTCTGCAATTTATTGAAGGATTAACTGAAGCAGAGCTTAATCAAGAGTTGAGCTATCACACGCTCGACGGAGCAGCTCACCGTCAACCTCTGGGCGAAATTCTCTCTCACTTCTTTAATCACCAGACTCACCATCGTGGTCAAGCTCATGCCATTCTCACCATCCTCGGTGTTGCTGAGCCCGTATCCCTTGACCTTTTAATGATGTTTCGAGAGGCTAAGGGTTCGTAA
- a CDS encoding DNA methyltransferase, producing MAERVRAARNRTLTLTEAERSHYQSQLLQLSGPVTTHTLLNQTICQDLFQVLGWLPEQFVDLLVVDPPYNLTKQFNQQWVKQRSLEEYSDWVDSWLSRLVRVLKPTASVYLCGDWQSSLALYAIASRYFTVRNRITWEREKGRGAKANWKNCAEDIWFCTVSKDYYFDAEAVQLKRQVRAPYTDGSGQPKDWQNTSEGNFRLTAASNLWTDMTVPFWSMPENTDHPTQKPEKLIAKIILASSPVGAVVLDPFLGSGTTSVVAKKLERQFVGIELDEYYACLAAKRLALAESDRHIQGYCDRVFWERNSLPHQRTLLKRRV from the coding sequence GTGGCAGAGAGAGTCAGAGCCGCTCGAAATCGTACCCTGACGTTGACAGAAGCGGAGCGATCGCATTACCAATCCCAACTGTTGCAGTTAAGTGGTCCAGTTACCACTCATACGCTGCTTAACCAAACCATCTGCCAAGACTTATTCCAAGTTTTGGGCTGGTTACCAGAGCAATTTGTGGATTTATTGGTAGTTGATCCTCCCTATAACCTCACCAAGCAATTCAATCAACAATGGGTGAAACAGCGATCGCTAGAAGAGTACAGTGATTGGGTAGATAGCTGGTTGTCTCGCCTAGTACGAGTACTCAAGCCCACAGCCTCGGTTTATCTCTGTGGGGACTGGCAATCTTCTCTCGCCCTTTATGCGATCGCCTCGCGCTATTTCACGGTGCGCAATCGCATCACTTGGGAGCGCGAAAAAGGTCGGGGAGCCAAAGCCAATTGGAAAAACTGCGCCGAAGATATTTGGTTTTGTACCGTCTCAAAAGACTACTACTTCGATGCTGAGGCCGTGCAACTGAAGCGTCAAGTTCGCGCTCCTTACACCGATGGGTCAGGGCAACCCAAAGATTGGCAAAATACCTCAGAGGGCAACTTTCGGTTGACCGCAGCCTCCAATCTCTGGACCGACATGACCGTGCCCTTCTGGTCAATGCCGGAAAACACCGACCATCCCACCCAAAAACCAGAAAAACTAATCGCCAAAATTATCTTGGCTAGCTCACCCGTGGGTGCTGTGGTTCTCGACCCGTTTCTTGGCTCTGGAACGACTTCTGTCGTCGCTAAGAAACTGGAGCGGCAGTTTGTCGGAATTGAACTAGACGAGTACTATGCTTGCTTGGCAGCTAAACGTTTGGCCTTAGCAGAAAGCGATCGCCACATTCAGGGCTACTGCGATCGCGTGTTCTGGGAGCGCAACAGCCTACCCCACCAAAGAACTTTGCTCAAACGGAGAGTTTGA
- a CDS encoding thioesterase family protein — MSESKQIQPQVPASGAIQSPPLFASGSWFEYPVRVHPNHTDYAGAVWHGAYVAWMEEARIECLRAIGIDYADLVALGCDLPVVDLSVRYHRSLRLGMSAIVKARMADVDGVRINWDYQIQSPDGAELYLTARVILVAVDREKGKIMRRLPPAVKDALARLVGVS, encoded by the coding sequence GTGTCGGAAAGTAAACAAATACAACCTCAAGTTCCTGCTTCGGGAGCAATTCAAAGCCCACCGTTGTTCGCATCGGGAAGTTGGTTTGAGTACCCGGTGCGGGTTCATCCTAACCATACTGACTATGCTGGAGCCGTTTGGCATGGTGCTTATGTGGCTTGGATGGAAGAAGCTCGAATTGAATGCCTACGCGCGATCGGCATTGATTATGCTGACCTAGTTGCGTTGGGTTGTGACTTACCTGTAGTGGATCTGTCAGTGCGCTATCATCGCTCCCTCCGCCTAGGCATGTCGGCGATCGTTAAAGCTCGGATGGCCGATGTCGATGGAGTGCGAATCAACTGGGATTATCAGATTCAATCTCCGGACGGCGCGGAACTATACCTGACAGCGCGGGTGATCTTGGTAGCGGTTGATCGGGAAAAAGGCAAAATTATGCGGAGACTGCCGCCCGCTGTCAAAGATGCCTTGGCTCGATTGGTAGGTGTGAGCTAA
- a CDS encoding DUF3285 domain-containing protein, whose product MNSDPLPAEPSIPPATDAGIDNASPEAETSPKPSYVKLAMRNMVRKRGKSLWHFTLTTVGLFAVLIGLAYLTR is encoded by the coding sequence ATGAATTCAGATCCTTTGCCTGCTGAACCTAGTATTCCGCCCGCTACTGATGCTGGAATTGACAACGCATCACCGGAAGCGGAAACTTCTCCGAAGCCTAGTTACGTCAAATTAGCCATGCGTAACATGGTTCGCAAACGGGGTAAGTCCTTGTGGCACTTCACCTTGACCACCGTTGGTTTATTCGCCGTTCTGATTGGTTTGGCTTATCTGACCCGCTAA
- the psbB gene encoding photosystem II chlorophyll-binding protein CP47, giving the protein MGLPWYRVHTVVLNDPGRLISVHLMHTALVAGWAGSMALYELAIFDPSDAVLNPMWRQGMFVLPFMARLGVTQSWGGWSIAGEAAANPGIWSFEGVAAAHIILSGLLFLAACWHWVYWDLELFRDPRTGEPALDLPKMFGIHLFLSGLLCFGFGAFHLSGLFGPGMWVSDPYGLTGSVQPVAPEWGPAGFNPFNPGGIVAHHIAAGTVGIIAGLFHLSVRPPERLYRALRMGNIETVLSSSIAAVFFAAFVVAGTMWYGNAATPIELFGPTRYQWDQGYFHQEINRRVEATVAGGGSLETAWSEIPEKLAFYDYVGNNPAKGGLFRTGPMNKGDGIAQTWLGHPVFTDSEGRELFVRRIPNFFENFPVVLTDSEGVVRADIPFRRAESKYSFEQTGVTVSFYGGELDGQTFNDPATVKRYARAAQLGEPFQFDRETLNSDGVFRTSPRGWFTFGHAVFALLFFFGHIWHGSRTLFRDVFAGVEADLEEQVEWGLFQKVGDKSTRRKEAV; this is encoded by the coding sequence ATGGGACTACCCTGGTACCGAGTACACACAGTCGTTCTGAATGACCCAGGGCGACTGATTTCTGTACACCTAATGCATACTGCACTTGTGGCAGGCTGGGCCGGTTCAATGGCGTTATATGAACTGGCTATTTTCGATCCTAGCGATGCTGTCCTGAACCCCATGTGGCGTCAGGGCATGTTTGTTCTACCCTTTATGGCTCGTTTGGGTGTCACTCAATCCTGGGGTGGCTGGAGCATTGCAGGTGAAGCGGCAGCCAATCCTGGTATCTGGTCATTTGAAGGTGTTGCAGCTGCTCACATTATCCTTTCCGGTCTGCTATTCCTCGCTGCCTGCTGGCACTGGGTTTATTGGGATTTAGAACTGTTCAGAGATCCCCGGACTGGTGAGCCTGCCCTCGACTTGCCAAAAATGTTTGGCATTCATTTGTTCTTGTCTGGTCTACTCTGCTTTGGCTTTGGTGCATTCCATTTGTCAGGCTTGTTTGGACCTGGAATGTGGGTTTCCGACCCCTATGGCTTAACAGGCAGTGTCCAGCCTGTAGCTCCAGAGTGGGGACCTGCTGGATTTAACCCCTTTAACCCTGGTGGTATTGTGGCTCACCACATTGCTGCTGGAACGGTTGGCATTATTGCTGGTTTATTCCACCTCAGTGTTCGTCCTCCAGAGCGTCTTTACAGAGCGCTGCGGATGGGTAACATCGAGACTGTACTCTCTAGCAGTATTGCGGCTGTTTTCTTTGCTGCCTTTGTGGTCGCAGGTACGATGTGGTATGGCAATGCTGCCACCCCCATTGAGCTGTTTGGGCCAACTCGTTATCAGTGGGACCAAGGTTACTTCCATCAAGAAATCAACCGTCGGGTTGAAGCCACTGTTGCTGGAGGCGGCAGTCTCGAAACAGCTTGGTCAGAGATTCCTGAGAAGCTAGCGTTCTACGACTATGTGGGCAACAACCCGGCGAAGGGTGGTTTGTTCCGTACAGGTCCGATGAACAAAGGTGATGGAATCGCTCAGACTTGGCTAGGCCACCCTGTCTTCACGGACTCTGAAGGTCGCGAGCTGTTTGTGCGCCGTATCCCTAACTTCTTTGAGAACTTTCCAGTTGTCTTGACTGACAGCGAAGGTGTAGTTCGGGCAGATATCCCATTCCGTCGGGCTGAATCTAAATACAGCTTTGAGCAGACTGGTGTAACTGTCAGCTTCTACGGTGGTGAATTGGATGGTCAAACATTCAATGATCCTGCGACTGTGAAGCGTTATGCTCGTGCGGCTCAATTGGGTGAGCCCTTCCAGTTCGATCGCGAAACTCTAAACTCTGACGGGGTATTCCGGACTAGCCCTCGTGGTTGGTTCACTTTTGGACATGCCGTCTTTGCGCTCTTGTTCTTCTTCGGTCACATCTGGCACGGTTCTCGGACTCTGTTCCGCGACGTGTTTGCTGGGGTTGAGGCTGACCTTGAGGAGCAAGTTGAGTGGGGTCTGTTCCAGAAAGTGGGTGACAAGAGTACCCGCCGGAAGGAAGCAGTCTAA
- the ybeY gene encoding rRNA maturation RNase YbeY, with protein MQVEVSVQDCFYSSAEPESAELESKLPELDHQEPDQSGAIANNPIAIEKWDIWFQSWLETLSQIDQADQIPLELDQAYELSLRLTDDAEIQTLNAQYRQIDRPTDVLAFAALEVDSPQSEEMRSLPLYLGDIVISVDTAQRQAEQQGHEVTYELAWLAAHGLLHLLGWDHPDDDSLVRMLSQQETLLQVVGFATRTG; from the coding sequence GTGCAAGTTGAAGTGAGTGTTCAGGATTGCTTCTACTCATCTGCTGAGCCTGAAAGTGCCGAGCTAGAGTCCAAATTGCCAGAACTGGATCACCAAGAACCGGATCAAAGTGGGGCGATCGCCAATAATCCTATTGCGATTGAAAAGTGGGACATTTGGTTTCAGAGTTGGCTGGAAACTTTGAGCCAGATAGATCAAGCAGATCAAATTCCGCTAGAGCTAGACCAAGCTTATGAATTGAGTTTGAGATTGACTGATGATGCTGAAATCCAAACTCTGAATGCTCAGTATCGCCAAATCGATCGGCCAACCGATGTGCTAGCATTTGCCGCCCTAGAAGTAGACAGCCCGCAGTCGGAGGAGATGCGATCGCTGCCTCTGTACCTAGGAGACATTGTAATTTCTGTAGATACTGCTCAGCGCCAAGCAGAACAACAAGGGCATGAAGTGACTTACGAATTAGCGTGGCTAGCCGCTCATGGCTTGTTGCATCTCTTAGGCTGGGACCATCCTGACGATGACAGTTTGGTGCGAATGTTAAGTCAGCAAGAAACTCTGTTGCAAGTGGTTGGTTTTGCTACTAGAACAGGATAG
- a CDS encoding universal stress protein, protein MIERILLADSGNGHSEEMLKALMAIPSMQRASVTVLHVVQPQITAEAMAAKREQGQQLLEAAVQSLHLDSGHVTTILREGNPKDEVCRVADEIDADLVIMGSRGLKRLEAILEDSVSQYVFQASSRPMLFVKDDIYVKQIHRVMVAMDNSDSAKKSLDLATFLLRDVKGGQLLLTHVNPKKERSGVTMHNPEQDPVLAPAVAAAKKWGIAYRCISTSGKPGEEICRLAEEMSVDLLMLGSPDRRPAIGKGLPDLDRLLGGSLSDYVRVYANCPVLLERTVG, encoded by the coding sequence ATGATTGAGAGAATTCTGCTAGCTGATTCCGGAAATGGACACTCTGAAGAGATGCTCAAGGCTTTAATGGCCATTCCGTCCATGCAACGGGCATCCGTTACAGTTCTCCACGTAGTGCAGCCCCAAATTACGGCTGAAGCAATGGCTGCAAAGCGGGAGCAAGGCCAACAACTCCTAGAGGCGGCTGTGCAATCCCTGCACCTTGATTCGGGCCATGTTACGACGATTCTACGCGAAGGCAATCCTAAGGATGAAGTCTGCCGCGTCGCTGATGAGATTGATGCCGATCTCGTGATTATGGGTTCCCGTGGCCTAAAGCGCCTAGAGGCAATCTTAGAAGACTCTGTCAGCCAGTATGTTTTCCAAGCTTCTTCTCGTCCCATGTTGTTCGTCAAGGACGACATTTATGTAAAGCAAATCCATCGCGTCATGGTAGCAATGGATAATTCTGACTCAGCTAAAAAGTCACTTGACTTAGCGACCTTCTTGTTGCGCGATGTGAAGGGAGGACAATTGCTCCTAACTCACGTTAATCCCAAGAAAGAAAGATCCGGTGTGACCATGCACAATCCAGAGCAAGATCCTGTCTTGGCCCCTGCTGTAGCAGCGGCGAAAAAGTGGGGCATTGCCTACCGTTGCATTTCCACCAGCGGTAAGCCCGGAGAAGAAATTTGTCGCTTAGCCGAAGAGATGAGCGTTGACCTGTTGATGTTAGGCTCTCCCGATCGCCGTCCTGCAATTGGCAAAGGCTTGCCTGATCTCGATCGCCTGCTAGGCGGCTCCCTATCCGATTACGTGCGGGTTTATGCCAATTGCCCTGTGTTGCTAGAGCGCACAGTCGGTTAA
- the psbM gene encoding photosystem II reaction center protein PsbM produces MEVNELGFVASILFVLVPAVFLLILYIQTASRQSADQDK; encoded by the coding sequence ATGGAAGTTAATGAATTAGGCTTTGTCGCAAGTATTCTGTTTGTGTTGGTTCCAGCAGTCTTTTTGCTGATTCTCTATATCCAAACTGCCAGCCGACAATCAGCAGACCAAGACAAATAG